The Thermocrinis ruber genome has a window encoding:
- a CDS encoding radical SAM protein: MRIIQNLEGVSSPLDQELLEELFEGFKVREENFGKKVYFYSPGFKHYQVEDFYVATGPKFVDVSITGKNCELMCDHCASKILWHMIPATTPEELKRVGEELKAKGIEGILISGGSNKDGVVELYPFFEAIAYLKKELGLITTCHVGLVDRELAKGLKKAGVDAVLMDVIGDDRTIAEVYKLPHKSVKDYEESLALLKEYNHKIVPHVIIGLHYGKILGEYRAIDMISKFDPDGLVLVVVMPYYGKAKFQLLPPPTPEECAKVFLHARLKLPKTPVVIGCARPAGPERIKMDLYALYAGVNGITFPAEGILTHAKEIGLEPVVSPNCCSTVILPIN, encoded by the coding sequence GTGCGGATAATTCAAAACCTTGAGGGGGTCTCTTCCCCCCTCGATCAAGAACTTTTAGAGGAGCTCTTTGAAGGTTTCAAGGTAAGGGAAGAGAACTTCGGGAAGAAGGTTTATTTTTATAGCCCTGGCTTCAAGCACTACCAAGTGGAAGACTTTTACGTAGCCACTGGTCCAAAGTTTGTGGATGTTTCCATAACGGGTAAAAACTGCGAGCTTATGTGCGACCACTGTGCGTCCAAAATCCTCTGGCACATGATTCCCGCCACCACACCGGAGGAGCTAAAAAGGGTTGGAGAGGAGCTAAAAGCCAAAGGTATTGAAGGCATACTAATATCTGGCGGTTCCAACAAGGACGGAGTGGTAGAGCTCTACCCTTTCTTTGAAGCCATTGCTTATCTCAAAAAGGAGCTGGGATTGATCACCACCTGCCATGTGGGACTTGTAGACAGGGAACTGGCAAAGGGCCTAAAAAAAGCCGGCGTAGATGCAGTACTTATGGATGTGATAGGAGATGATAGGACCATAGCGGAGGTTTATAAACTGCCCCATAAGTCCGTGAAAGATTACGAGGAATCCCTGGCACTTCTTAAAGAATACAACCATAAGATAGTGCCCCATGTGATCATTGGACTCCACTATGGGAAGATCTTGGGTGAATACAGGGCAATAGACATGATCTCTAAGTTTGACCCAGATGGTCTGGTTTTAGTGGTAGTTATGCCCTACTACGGAAAGGCAAAGTTCCAACTTTTACCCCCACCCACGCCGGAGGAATGTGCAAAGGTCTTTTTGCACGCAAGGTTGAAACTACCAAAGACGCCGGTGGTTATCGGCTGTGCAAGACCTGCAGGACCTGAGAGGATCAAGATGGACCTCTATGCCCTCTATGCGGGCGTCAATGGTATAACCTTCCCCGCAGAAGGTATTTTAACCCACGCTAAAGAGATAGGTCTGGAGCCAGTTGTATCTCCAAACTGTTGCTCAACGGTAATACTGCCTATAAATTAA
- a CDS encoding DUF2203 domain-containing protein, whose product MQMKVFDLDTARETLVVIKPIVEEINTKRMELTEAYERLQEEQDPLERMYLESHIKDLEALIDSLFRKIEALGGVIKGIDPILVDFLSFHKNRYIWLCWKEDEDTIMYWHELNEGFAGRKPISLLEEEEDML is encoded by the coding sequence ATGCAGATGAAGGTTTTTGATTTAGACACCGCAAGAGAGACCTTAGTTGTAATCAAGCCCATAGTGGAAGAGATAAACACCAAGAGAATGGAGCTAACGGAAGCTTATGAAAGACTTCAGGAGGAGCAGGACCCCCTTGAAAGGATGTATCTAGAATCCCACATAAAGGACCTGGAAGCGCTAATAGACTCCCTTTTTAGAAAGATAGAAGCACTGGGCGGAGTGATAAAGGGTATAGACCCAATACTGGTGGATTTCTTGAGCTTTCATAAAAACAGATACATCTGGCTCTGCTGGAAAGAGGACGAAGATACCATAATGTACTGGCATGAGCTGAACGAGGGCTTTGCGGGTAGGAAACCAATAAGCCTTTTGGAAGAGGAAGAGGATATGCTATAA